One window of the Cryptomeria japonica chromosome 7, Sugi_1.0, whole genome shotgun sequence genome contains the following:
- the LOC131039743 gene encoding uncharacterized protein LOC131039743 produces MFVSAEWMESGFTTQANGIVVAGYMYSTTFWESIEQIVEFSEPLVKVLRLVDGDKPPMGYVYEAMDGAKEVIRSKLENNRDKYMPLWDIIDRRWDGQMHTPLHAAGYFLNPLLFYKTDFLEIDAEIKQGFFKCMEKMFPDLEKFDAATIELEMYKHAKGFLSSRAAIQSRKTIQPAAWWASFGDEIPNLRWMAVRILSQPCSSSACERNWSVFEHIHSKKRNRLSQQRLNDLVFVHHNLRLKIRKAQGTIEECLPIDLDEIYPECELIAADDADDDDDDVDDDYVVADRPLVSEDFDIMRQANFHPEWVEGIRTGSYPGASSSGPPTL; encoded by the exons ATGTTTGTTTCAGCTGAGTGGATGGAGTCTGGTTTCACAACTCAAGCAAATGGCATAGTAGTGGCAGGGTATATGTATTCTACCACATTTTGGGAATCTATTGAACAAATTGTAGAATTTTCAGAGCCTTTAGTAAAAGTCTTGAGACTAGTGGATGGAGATAAACCCCCCATGGGATATGTGTATGAGGCCATGGATGGGGCCAAGGAGGTGATAAGGAGTAAGCTGGAAAATAACAGGGATAAGTATATGCCgttgtgggacataattgataggagatgggatgGACAAATGCACACTCCTCTCCATGCTGCAGGATATTTTCTCAATCCTCTGTTATTCTATAAGACTGACTTCCTGGAAATTGATGCTGAGATCAAACAAGGCTTCTTCAAGTGCATGGAAAAAATGTTTCCTGACTTGGAAAAATTTGATGCGGCTACGATAGAGCTGGAAATGTACAAGCATGCTAAGGGCTTTCTCTCTTCTAGGGCTGCTATACAAAGCAGAAAGACAATTCAACCAG ctgcatggtgggcttcttttggagatgaaataccaaatttaaggtggatggcggtgcgtattttgagccaaccatgtagctcatcagcttgtgagcgtaattggagtgtgtttgaacacatacattctaagaaacgcaaccgcctatcacaacaacgactgaatgacttggtatttgttcatcacaacctccgcttgaagataaggaaagctcaag GAACTATTGAGGAATGCTTGCCAATTGACCTCGATGAGATATATCCAGAGTGCGAGTTGATTGCtgctgatgatgctgatgatgatgatgatgatgttgatgatgattatgttGTTGCTGATCGTCCGCTTGTgtctgaagattttgatatcatgaGGCAAGCCAACTTTCATCCTGAATGGGTTGAAGGAATTAGGACAGGCTCTTACCCAGGAGCTTCATCATCAGGGCCTCCTACTCTCTAG